A single window of Coffea eugenioides isolate CCC68of chromosome 7, Ceug_1.0, whole genome shotgun sequence DNA harbors:
- the LOC113777672 gene encoding pathogenesis-related protein 5-like → MAGSLNLALLLLHLLAFGTMTSIVSATVFTLQNSCSHTVWPGTLARNGAAVLGDGGFALSPGATIQLSAPAGWSGRFWARTGCNFDDSGHGSCSTGDCGGLKCTGGGVPPVTLAEFTIANGDNAKDFYDVSLVDGYNVELGIRPSGGLGDCNYSGCVADLNQNCPEELQVTDSDKVVVACKSACLAFNTPQYCCTGDHSTPETCPPTDYSRKFKEACPAAYSYAYDDASSTFTCAGSDYVITFCPTG, encoded by the exons ATGGCTGGTTCCCTAAACTTGGCTCTTCTGCTTCTGCATCTTCTCGCATTTG GAACTATGACTAGTATTGTTTCAGCAACAGTTTTCACGCTCCAAAACAGTTGCAGCCACACTGTCTGGCCGGGGACCCTCGCCAGAAATGGGGCGGCAGTTCTGGGGGACGGTGGTTTTGCATTGTCCCCCGGTGCAACCATCCAACTCTCAGCCCCAGCTGGCTGGTCCGGCCGTTTCTGGGCCCGTACCGGGTGCAACTTCGATGACTCCGGCCACGGCAGCTGCTCCACCGGAGACTGCGGTGGACTGAAATGCACTGGCGGTGGTGTACCACCGGTAACCCTGGCAGAATTCACCATCGCCAACGGAGACAATGCCAAGGACTTTTACGACGTCAGCCTCGTAGACGGGTACAATGTAGAACTTGGCATCCGGCCGTCCGGTGGCTTGGGTGACTGTAACTATTCCGGCTGCGTGGCGGACCTCAACCAAAACTGCCCCGAGGAGTTGCAGGTCACGGACTCAGACAAGGTGGTGGTCGCATGCAAGAGTGCATGCCTCGCTTTTAACACTCCTCAGTATTGCTGCACCGGCGATCACTCGACGCCGGAGACTTGCCCCCCGACTGATTACTCAAGGAAGTTTAAGGAAGCCTGTCCTGCTGCTTATAGTTATGCATACGATGATGCTTCAAGCACATTCACTTGTGCAGGCTCCGACTACGTGATCACATTCTGTCCCACCGGATAG